Below is a genomic region from uncultured Erythrobacter sp..
CTGCCTGTCCCAGATAGGCGCTTTCGCGGAACAGCAAGTGTTCGAGCAGGTGGGCATAGCCCTGTTCCTCATCGGTTTCGTGCAGGGAGCCTGCATCGATCCGCACGCGCACCGCGATCTGGCGCGGAGGCACACCGTTGCGGCGCACCGCATAGCGCAGACCATTGTCCATCTCGCCAAACAGCCATTCGGCATCGACCGGAACATTGCTGCCTTCGTAAAGCCACGGCACCTCGCCTGCGCCCTGAATGGCGGTGGGCGCGGGCACTGCAGGCGTCGCCGGAGCGGCCACCGGCGCAGCATTGCGGAAGTCAGAGCCGCTTTGCGCCAGCGCAGGCAGGACAATAGCGGCAGGCGCGGCGAAAAGAGCGAGGGCGGCGCTCGCCCGAAAAATCGTGATCATGTCTCTACCTATAAGGGGGCAACCTATGAAGGGCTAGTGAATGTCCGCAAACAATCGCTTCCTTGCCGGAAGGCCGCGCTCCTCCTATCTAGCACACCATGTTCATAGAGACCGAAACCACGCCCAATCCGGCGAGCCTCAAATTCCTCCCCGGCCGTGCAGTCATGCCTTCGGGCACGCGCGAATTTGCCTCTTACGAAGCGGCTGAGGCCAGCCCGCTGGCAGAGGCGATATTCGACACCGGCGAAGTCGTGAATGTCTTCTTCGGCAGCGACTTTGTGTCCGTCACCGCTGCTCCCGGAGCAAGCTGGGGCGCGCTCAAATCGCAGGTTGTGACAATCCTGCTCGACCATTTCATCTCCGAAGCCCCGCTTTTCGCAGGCGGCAGCGCGGACGGAATTTCGGTCCCGCCCGAAGCGGCAGAGATGGTGGTCGAGGACCGCGAGGAAGACGCCGAGATCATCGCCTCGATCAAGGAATTGCTCGAAACCCGCGTTCGCCCTGCGGTGGCGGGTGATGGCGGGGACATTGCCTATCGCGGCTTTGGCGACGGCGTGGTCTATCTGACCCTGCAAGGCGCGTGTGCGGGCTGCCCGTCCAGCACCGCGACGCTCAAGCACGGCATTGAAAGCCTGCTCAAACACTACATCCCCGAAGTTGCCGAAGTGCGAGCCGCCTGATCCCATGACCACACAATATCACGACAAAGTGCTGTCTCAAGCGGCGCTCGACCAGCTGTTCAACGACGCGCGCACTTACAATGACTGGCTCGACAAGCCGGTATCCGACGCGCAGCTCCACGCGATCTGGGACCTGATGAAAATGGCTCCCACATCGGCCAATATGCAGCCTGCGCGGATTGTATGGGTGAAGTCGGAGGCGGAGAAAGCCCGGCTTGCGGCCTGCGCGATGGAGGGCAATCAGGCCAAGATCAAAGCCGCTCCTGTCACTGCCGTGATCGGCTATGACATCGACTTTCACGAAGAATTGCCGTGGCTGTTCCCCCACACCGACGCGAAAAGCTGGTTCGAAGGTGACGAGAAAGGCCGCGAGGAAGGCGCATTCCGCAATTCCTCGCTGCAAGGCGCATACTTCATTCTCGCCGCGCGCGCTGTCGGGCTGGATTGCGGGCCGATGTCGGGTTTTGACGCCGAAGCGGTCAATGCCGCGTTCTTCGCAGACGAGCCGCGTCACCGCGTCAATTTCCTCTGCTCGGTCGGCTATGGCGACCCGGCGAGTATCTTTGATCGCTCACCGCGCCCCGATTTTGACACGTTCAACACGATTGTCTGACTTGCCTGCGCCGCGAGGCTGAGGCAGGGGGCGAGCCCATGCGCATTCTCGCGATCGAAACTGCCAGCGAAGCCTGCTCTGTCGCCCTCTTTGAAGATGCGGGGCTG
It encodes:
- a CDS encoding malonic semialdehyde reductase, translated to MTTQYHDKVLSQAALDQLFNDARTYNDWLDKPVSDAQLHAIWDLMKMAPTSANMQPARIVWVKSEAEKARLAACAMEGNQAKIKAAPVTAVIGYDIDFHEELPWLFPHTDAKSWFEGDEKGREEGAFRNSSLQGAYFILAARAVGLDCGPMSGFDAEAVNAAFFADEPRHRVNFLCSVGYGDPASIFDRSPRPDFDTFNTIV
- a CDS encoding NifU family protein; translation: MFIETETTPNPASLKFLPGRAVMPSGTREFASYEAAEASPLAEAIFDTGEVVNVFFGSDFVSVTAAPGASWGALKSQVVTILLDHFISEAPLFAGGSADGISVPPEAAEMVVEDREEDAEIIASIKELLETRVRPAVAGDGGDIAYRGFGDGVVYLTLQGACAGCPSSTATLKHGIESLLKHYIPEVAEVRAA